The following are encoded together in the Sphingomonas insulae genome:
- a CDS encoding GNAT family N-acetyltransferase codes for MTAIDPALVHGWLAARSLSRGLPAPVADGGGWRVDTDAADETRRYVFAAPVPGLLHLAETIAEPRIFLKLCADAATLRRLLPARWAIIDANCMMVTDASPIPPRTLPPGYALATTTTGAVSHVTITAPDGTVAASGYAAERDGIFAYDRIVTTEPHRRRGLGSALMAALGATRTDDRAQQILTATTMGVALYRSLGWRVYCPYTTAGL; via the coding sequence ATGACCGCGATCGACCCCGCCCTCGTCCATGGCTGGCTCGCTGCCCGATCGCTGTCGCGCGGGCTGCCCGCACCGGTAGCGGACGGTGGCGGATGGCGCGTCGATACCGACGCTGCGGACGAAACGCGCCGCTACGTCTTCGCCGCACCCGTGCCCGGCCTGCTGCACCTCGCCGAAACGATCGCCGAGCCGCGCATCTTCCTCAAGCTCTGCGCCGACGCGGCCACGCTGCGCCGGCTGCTGCCGGCACGCTGGGCGATCATCGACGCCAATTGCATGATGGTGACCGACGCGTCGCCGATCCCGCCCCGGACGCTGCCGCCCGGCTACGCGCTGGCGACGACGACGACCGGTGCCGTCAGCCACGTGACGATCACCGCGCCCGACGGCACCGTCGCGGCGAGCGGTTACGCCGCCGAACGCGACGGCATCTTCGCCTACGACCGGATCGTCACCACCGAACCCCACCGCCGTCGCGGCCTGGGCAGCGCGCTCATGGCCGCCCTCGGCGCCACCCGGACGGACGACCGTGCGCAGCAGATTCTCACCGCTACCACGATGGGCGTCGCGCTGTACCGGTCGCTCGGCTGGCGGGTCTACTGCCCCTATACGACCGCGGGTTTGTAG
- the hemW gene encoding radical SAM family heme chaperone HemW — MTPDKTPLALYVHWPFCVSKCPYCDFNSHVRDDVDQQAWRDSLLADLAYEAQALPGRTLGSIFFGGGTPSLMPPATVAAIIDAARAIWTPAADIEITLEANPSSVEAARFADLAAAGVNRVSLGLQSLDNAALKFLDRAHDVTEGLGALDTAQRHFGRVSFDLIYALPGQTLPAWEAELARALSFGTEHLSLYQLTIEPGTRFATDAAKGRLTIPNGDTAADLFEATRAMTAAAGLPAYETSNHARIGAESRHNLTYWRYGDYAGVGPGAHGRRDGLATQRRRKPENWLAAVARNGHGIEVEEPLSPYERASEALVMGLRLREGIHLPRIAALAGGTAPIDWPAVARLEAQGLIAHEADRLRVTEKGALLLDAILPLIVRDAPSA, encoded by the coding sequence ATGACCCCCGACAAGACGCCGCTCGCGCTTTACGTCCACTGGCCGTTCTGCGTCTCCAAATGCCCCTATTGCGATTTCAACAGTCACGTGCGGGACGATGTCGACCAGCAGGCGTGGCGCGATTCGCTGCTCGCCGACCTCGCCTACGAAGCGCAGGCGCTGCCCGGCCGTACGTTGGGGTCGATCTTCTTCGGCGGCGGCACGCCCTCGCTGATGCCGCCCGCCACCGTCGCAGCGATCATCGACGCGGCACGGGCGATCTGGACGCCGGCCGCGGATATCGAGATCACGCTGGAAGCCAATCCATCCTCGGTCGAGGCGGCACGCTTCGCCGACCTCGCCGCGGCCGGCGTCAACCGTGTCTCGCTTGGCCTGCAATCGCTCGACAATGCCGCATTGAAGTTCCTCGATCGCGCCCACGACGTCACCGAAGGGCTGGGCGCGCTCGACACCGCGCAGCGCCATTTCGGCCGCGTCAGCTTCGATCTCATCTATGCGCTGCCCGGCCAGACCCTGCCTGCGTGGGAGGCCGAGCTTGCCCGTGCGCTGTCATTCGGGACCGAACACCTCTCGCTCTATCAATTGACGATCGAACCCGGCACCCGCTTCGCCACCGATGCGGCCAAGGGGCGGCTGACGATCCCCAACGGCGACACTGCCGCCGACCTGTTCGAGGCGACGCGCGCGATGACCGCCGCCGCCGGCCTGCCCGCGTACGAAACGTCGAATCACGCGCGTATCGGCGCGGAAAGCCGCCACAACCTCACCTATTGGCGCTATGGCGATTACGCTGGTGTCGGCCCCGGCGCCCATGGTCGCCGCGACGGCCTTGCCACCCAGCGTCGCCGCAAGCCGGAGAACTGGCTCGCCGCCGTCGCCCGCAACGGCCACGGTATCGAGGTGGAGGAGCCGCTTTCCCCCTACGAGCGCGCCAGCGAAGCGCTGGTCATGGGCCTGCGCCTGCGCGAAGGGATTCACCTGCCGCGGATCGCGGCGCTGGCCGGTGGCACCGCCCCGATCGACTGGCCGGCGGTCGCCCGGCTGGAGGCGCAGGGCCTGATCGCCCACGAGGCCGACCGCCTGCGCGTCACCGAGAAGGGCGCGTTGCTGCTGGATGCGATCCTGCCGCTGATCGTCCGCGACGCACCATCTGCGTGA
- a CDS encoding DedA family protein, which translates to MTEFILNGIAWGGYVGIFLLMALENVIPPIPSEVIMGLGGMAVARGDMAIVPLVLWGTAGTTAGNYFWYYLGRHIGYERFRPFIGRHGRWLTMEWQDVENLHTFFVRHGGWVVFVFRFMPTFRTVISLPAGITCMPLWRFLVWTFAGSLIWNSILAAAGVYLGSRFQELDRYVGPIAIAITALIVIGYIWRVITWRPRER; encoded by the coding sequence ATGACGGAATTCATCCTCAACGGCATCGCCTGGGGCGGGTACGTCGGCATCTTTCTGCTGATGGCGCTGGAGAACGTCATCCCGCCGATCCCGTCCGAAGTCATCATGGGCCTCGGCGGTATGGCGGTGGCGCGCGGCGACATGGCGATCGTGCCGCTGGTCCTCTGGGGGACCGCGGGTACCACGGCGGGCAATTACTTCTGGTATTACCTTGGCCGTCACATCGGCTACGAACGGTTTCGCCCCTTCATCGGCCGGCACGGCCGGTGGCTGACGATGGAATGGCAGGACGTCGAGAACCTGCACACCTTCTTCGTCAGGCATGGCGGCTGGGTGGTGTTCGTGTTCCGATTCATGCCGACGTTTCGTACGGTCATCTCGTTGCCGGCCGGCATCACCTGTATGCCGCTGTGGCGTTTCCTGGTGTGGACGTTCGCCGGCAGTCTGATCTGGAACAGCATCCTCGCCGCTGCCGGCGTGTACCTCGGCTCGCGCTTCCAGGAACTCGACCGCTATGTCGGCCCGATCGCGATCGCGATCACGGCGTTGATCGTGATCGGCTATATCTGGCGCGTCATCACCTGGCGCCCACGCGAACGCTAG
- a CDS encoding ExbD/TolR family protein: protein MVVTACSPHDPRACTPPRSYWPVPRAPIGIQPITSVIALTRDGAIRWNGDSVSFAALRQYLETSHRLNPEPQIVLDTEMGISCRMLERVRNQMDRALECRKPYARCAEGLRPVREDTRWGAHGPVS, encoded by the coding sequence ATGGTCGTCACCGCATGCTCGCCGCACGACCCGCGTGCATGCACGCCGCCGCGTTCCTATTGGCCGGTGCCGCGTGCCCCGATCGGTATTCAGCCGATCACCAGCGTGATCGCGCTCACCCGGGACGGGGCGATCCGGTGGAACGGCGACTCCGTTTCCTTTGCCGCACTAAGGCAATATCTCGAGACGTCCCACCGGCTGAACCCGGAACCGCAGATTGTTCTCGATACCGAAATGGGTATCTCCTGCCGGATGCTGGAGCGGGTGCGCAACCAGATGGATCGTGCGCTCGAATGCCGGAAACCGTATGCGCGGTGTGCGGAGGGCCTGCGCCCTGTCCGGGAGGATACGCGCTGGGGGGCGCATGGCCCGGTGTCGTAA
- the rsmI gene encoding 16S rRNA (cytidine(1402)-2'-O)-methyltransferase, which produces MTSPVAISENPLEPGLYIVATPIGNLADLSPRAADILARADLIAVEDSRVTAGLLRHIGTKRPMIPYHDHNAEGMRPGLIARMTTEAVALVSDAGTPLISDPGYKLVRDARAAGRNVVTIPGPCAAIAALTLAGLPTDRFLFCGFLPSKAKARVDAIGEVAAIRATLIFYESGPRLSACLSALAEGLGDREAAVTREITKRYEEAVTGTLTHLAMRYADAPPKGEIVIVVAPPGDEPLPEAADADAALAEALTRLPVAKAAGEVAKAFGLDRKELYARALRMKGG; this is translated from the coding sequence ATGACGTCCCCTGTGGCCATATCCGAAAATCCTCTCGAACCCGGGCTGTACATCGTCGCGACGCCCATCGGCAATCTTGCTGACCTAAGCCCGCGCGCCGCGGACATCTTGGCCCGCGCAGACCTGATCGCTGTCGAGGATAGCCGCGTCACCGCCGGTCTGCTCCGCCACATCGGCACCAAACGTCCGATGATCCCCTATCACGACCACAATGCCGAGGGGATGCGCCCCGGCCTGATCGCACGCATGACCACCGAAGCCGTCGCCCTGGTCTCCGACGCCGGCACCCCCTTGATCTCCGACCCGGGTTACAAACTGGTCCGCGACGCGCGCGCCGCCGGTCGCAACGTCGTGACCATCCCCGGCCCCTGCGCCGCGATCGCCGCGCTGACGCTGGCCGGCCTGCCCACCGATCGCTTCCTGTTCTGCGGTTTCCTGCCCAGCAAGGCCAAGGCCCGCGTCGATGCCATCGGCGAGGTCGCGGCGATCCGCGCCACGCTGATCTTCTACGAATCCGGCCCGCGCCTGTCCGCCTGCCTGTCCGCCCTTGCCGAAGGGCTGGGCGACCGCGAGGCCGCCGTCACCCGTGAAATCACCAAACGCTACGAGGAAGCCGTCACCGGCACGCTCACCCATCTCGCCATGCGCTATGCCGATGCGCCGCCCAAGGGCGAGATCGTCATCGTGGTCGCCCCGCCCGGCGACGAGCCGCTCCCTGAAGCCGCCGACGCCGACGCTGCGCTTGCCGAGGCGCTCACCCGCCTGCCCGTCGCAAAGGCCGCGGGCGAAGTGGCCAAGGCGTTCGGGCTGGACCGCAAGGAATTGTATGCGCGGGCATTGAGGATGAAGGGCGGATAG
- the gshB gene encoding glutathione synthase has product MSLTVAVQMDPLDSINIAGDSTFALMLSAQARGHSLFHYTAEDLSYADGRVWAKAHPVTVQRREGDYFRFEAPVNLDLGEAADVVLMRQDPPFDLGYITATHLLERIADRTLVVNDPVSVRNAPEKVFVLDYARFMPPTLITRSLDEARAFLAQHHDIVVKPLHGNGGKAIFRVGSDGANLSALIEVFNQTWREPHMVQAFLPAVAQGDKRIVLVDGEVVGAINRLPGEGEIRSNLAVGGSAVKTELTDKEREICAALGPELKRRGLLFVGIDVIGGEWLTEINVTSPTGIVAIERFDGTDVAGLIWDAIERKLAERG; this is encoded by the coding sequence ATGTCTCTCACCGTCGCCGTCCAGATGGACCCGCTCGACAGCATCAACATCGCCGGCGATTCCACCTTTGCGCTGATGCTGTCCGCCCAGGCGCGTGGTCACAGCCTATTCCACTACACAGCCGAAGACCTCAGTTACGCCGATGGCCGCGTCTGGGCAAAGGCGCATCCGGTGACCGTCCAGCGCCGCGAAGGCGACTATTTCCGTTTCGAGGCGCCGGTCAATCTCGACCTCGGCGAGGCCGCCGACGTCGTCCTGATGCGCCAGGATCCACCGTTCGACCTCGGCTACATCACCGCGACGCACCTGCTCGAACGGATCGCCGACCGCACGCTGGTGGTCAACGATCCGGTCAGCGTCCGCAACGCGCCCGAAAAGGTCTTCGTCCTCGATTATGCGCGCTTCATGCCGCCGACGCTCATCACCCGCAGCCTCGACGAAGCGCGCGCCTTTCTGGCGCAGCATCACGACATCGTCGTCAAGCCGCTGCACGGGAACGGCGGCAAGGCCATCTTCCGCGTCGGCAGCGACGGCGCCAATCTGTCGGCGCTGATCGAGGTGTTCAACCAGACGTGGCGCGAACCGCACATGGTGCAGGCGTTCCTGCCCGCCGTCGCGCAGGGCGACAAACGCATCGTGCTGGTCGACGGCGAGGTGGTCGGCGCGATCAACCGCCTGCCGGGCGAGGGCGAGATCCGCTCCAATCTGGCGGTCGGCGGATCGGCGGTGAAGACCGAACTGACCGACAAGGAGCGCGAGATCTGCGCCGCGCTCGGGCCGGAGCTGAAGCGCCGCGGCCTGCTGTTCGTTGGCATCGACGTGATCGGCGGCGAATGGCTGACCGAGATCAACGTCACCTCGCCCACCGGCATCGTCGCGATCGAACGGTTCGACGGCACCGACGTCGCCGGCCTCATCTGGGATGCGATCGAGCGCAAGCTGGCGGAACGCGGCTGA
- a CDS encoding N(4)-(beta-N-acetylglucosaminyl)-L-asparaginase, whose amino-acid sequence MTTRRDFLGGAAATAGAAAVAGAAPVRGTAMIVSTWDFGAAANNAAFARLRAGGSLIDAVEAGGMVPEADPNNHSVGYSGYPDRDGRVTLDAVIMDDAGGVGAVAALEDTVHAISVARRVMERTPHTFIVGEGATRFARDQGFPKVDLLTPEAEKAWRDWLKTSQYKPVANSENARPRGGALDHDTIGLLARTADGRMAGACTTSGMAFKMRGRVGDSPQVGAGLYVEAGVGAATSTGLGEEVTRVSGSARVVASMRAGLSPQAACEEVVRHIAKLRGQAIKGTQVGFLALSPTGEVGAFCLLPGFTYAVTDAAGRTVVKKGASLFAA is encoded by the coding sequence ATGACGACGCGGCGCGACTTTCTGGGTGGGGCGGCCGCGACCGCCGGCGCGGCGGCCGTCGCCGGCGCGGCACCGGTCCGGGGGACGGCGATGATCGTGTCCACTTGGGATTTCGGCGCGGCGGCCAACAATGCGGCCTTTGCCAGGCTTCGTGCCGGCGGCAGCCTGATCGACGCGGTCGAGGCGGGCGGCATGGTACCGGAAGCGGACCCGAACAATCATTCGGTCGGCTATAGCGGCTACCCGGACCGCGACGGCCGCGTCACGCTGGACGCCGTCATCATGGACGATGCCGGCGGCGTCGGCGCGGTCGCGGCGCTGGAGGATACGGTGCATGCCATTTCCGTCGCCCGCCGGGTGATGGAAAGGACACCGCACACCTTCATCGTCGGCGAAGGCGCCACGCGCTTCGCCCGCGACCAGGGCTTTCCCAAGGTCGATTTGCTGACGCCGGAGGCCGAGAAGGCGTGGCGCGACTGGCTGAAGACCTCGCAATACAAGCCGGTCGCCAATAGTGAGAACGCGCGCCCGCGCGGCGGCGCGCTGGACCATGACACGATCGGGCTGCTCGCGCGCACGGCCGACGGCCGGATGGCGGGGGCGTGCACCACGTCGGGCATGGCGTTCAAGATGCGCGGGCGGGTCGGCGATTCGCCGCAGGTCGGTGCCGGCCTCTATGTCGAGGCGGGGGTGGGTGCCGCCACGTCGACCGGGCTGGGCGAGGAAGTGACCCGCGTTTCCGGTAGCGCGCGGGTCGTCGCTTCCATGCGCGCCGGCCTGTCGCCGCAGGCGGCCTGCGAGGAGGTGGTGCGCCATATCGCCAAGCTGCGTGGGCAAGCGATCAAGGGGACGCAGGTCGGCTTTCTGGCGCTGTCGCCGACCGGCGAGGTCGGTGCGTTCTGCCTGTTGCCGGGGTTCACCTATGCGGTGACCGATGCGGCGGGACGGACGGTGGTGAAGAAGGGTGCATCGCTGTTCGCGGCGTGA
- a CDS encoding penicillin-binding protein activator, whose product MAEAATFGQTYGSGLKRWAAILGAGLLAACSTVVPRAPVSAPDRPTRPQVERPDDVQAGLPRDTQRNRVALLVPLSGSNAGVGRSIANATMLAVLDTGTDKVRITNYDTATGAAAAAQRAIAEGAKLILGPLLSEDVRAVAPIAKAARVPVLSFSNDVSVAGNGTYLMGYAPSQSIDRVVQYARSRGVTTFAGLIPNGLYGERASTAFLRSVEGAGGEVVSLQTYGRVAGGIAGAVTRLNAKAPYGAVLIADAGTSAAAAAPLVKRGSGASTRILGTELWNSEASLAAKPALNGAWFASVADGLYRQYVTKYRTRYNAAPYRLSSLGYDAVLLTVRISRDWPVGRPFPEARLRDADGFAGIDGAFRFGRDGVAERALEVQEIQAGTVVTVSPAPTGFGR is encoded by the coding sequence ATGGCAGAGGCAGCAACATTTGGACAGACATATGGGTCTGGGCTGAAGCGCTGGGCGGCAATCCTGGGGGCGGGATTGCTGGCGGCCTGTTCGACGGTGGTGCCGCGCGCGCCGGTGTCGGCGCCCGACCGGCCGACGCGCCCGCAGGTGGAGCGGCCCGACGACGTGCAGGCGGGCTTGCCGCGCGATACGCAGCGCAACCGGGTGGCGTTGCTGGTGCCGCTGTCGGGCAGCAATGCGGGCGTCGGACGCTCGATCGCCAATGCGACGATGCTGGCGGTGCTCGACACCGGCACGGACAAGGTACGGATCACCAATTACGACACCGCGACGGGTGCCGCCGCGGCCGCCCAGCGCGCCATTGCCGAGGGTGCGAAGCTGATCCTGGGGCCGCTATTGTCCGAGGACGTACGTGCGGTGGCGCCGATCGCAAAGGCGGCGCGGGTGCCGGTGCTGAGCTTTTCCAACGACGTATCGGTCGCAGGCAACGGCACGTACCTGATGGGCTATGCACCGTCGCAGTCGATCGACCGGGTGGTGCAATATGCACGCAGCCGCGGGGTGACCACCTTTGCCGGACTGATCCCCAACGGCCTGTACGGCGAGCGGGCGTCGACCGCGTTCCTGCGATCGGTTGAGGGTGCGGGCGGCGAGGTCGTGTCGCTGCAGACCTATGGCCGGGTTGCGGGCGGCATCGCCGGCGCGGTGACGCGATTGAACGCCAAGGCGCCGTATGGTGCGGTGCTGATCGCCGATGCAGGGACCAGCGCGGCGGCGGCGGCACCGCTGGTAAAGCGCGGCAGCGGCGCGTCGACCCGGATCCTGGGGACCGAATTGTGGAATTCGGAGGCGAGCCTAGCGGCGAAACCCGCGCTGAACGGCGCCTGGTTCGCCAGCGTGGCGGACGGACTGTACCGGCAATATGTCACCAAATACCGGACGCGCTACAATGCCGCGCCCTACCGTCTGTCCAGCCTTGGCTATGACGCGGTGCTGCTGACCGTGCGCATCTCGCGCGACTGGCCGGTGGGGCGGCCATTCCCGGAAGCGCGGCTGCGCGACGCGGATGGCTTTGCCGGGATCGACGGCGCGTTCCGCTTCGGCCGCGACGGCGTGGCGGAGCGGGCGCTGGAGGTGCAGGAGATTCAGGCCGGCACGGTGGTGACGGTGTCGCCCGCGCCGACGGGGTTCGGACGGTAA
- a CDS encoding CAP domain-containing protein gives MLKRHSWIAALLMVAGCAQAPERPERVVEPRPTTVNAARGSVLLQRTMLAGHNRARGDVGAPPLTWSEPLAVAAKGYADTMARTGRFEHAAQSLGMDRQGENLWTGTRGAYRFDEMIGHWVAERKDFVNLPVPQSSRTGRWQDVGHYTQIVWRGTTQVGCALASNATDDYLVCRYAPPGNVMGQVAY, from the coding sequence ATGCTGAAACGCCACTCGTGGATCGCCGCTTTGCTCATGGTCGCCGGTTGCGCGCAGGCGCCCGAGCGTCCCGAACGGGTCGTCGAGCCGCGGCCGACGACGGTGAATGCGGCGCGTGGATCGGTCTTGCTGCAACGGACGATGCTGGCGGGGCATAACCGCGCGCGCGGCGATGTGGGGGCGCCGCCGCTGACGTGGAGCGAACCGCTCGCGGTGGCGGCGAAGGGTTATGCGGACACGATGGCGCGGACCGGACGGTTCGAACATGCCGCGCAGTCGCTCGGCATGGACCGGCAGGGCGAGAATCTGTGGACCGGCACGCGCGGTGCCTATCGCTTCGACGAGATGATCGGCCATTGGGTGGCGGAGCGGAAGGACTTCGTGAACCTGCCTGTCCCCCAATCGAGCCGCACCGGGCGGTGGCAGGATGTCGGCCATTACACCCAGATCGTGTGGCGTGGGACGACGCAGGTCGGCTGTGCGCTCGCAAGCAACGCCACGGACGATTATCTGGTGTGCCGCTATGCGCCGCCGGGGAACGTCATGGGGCAGGTGGCGTATTGA
- a CDS encoding tyrosine recombinase XerC produces MNDLPLPLTLRWAAHLARDRRRSAHTVRAYQATAERLVAFLQGHWGAPVDVAALADVTAADLRAFLAARRETGLGNASAARELSAVRGFLAFAVPDGAAPRLRGPRVGKGVPRPISPDEALSLAGEVADDASEPWIGARDWAVLLLLYGAGLRIGEALALPASVLPLGETLAVTGKRDKTRIVPLLPQVRAALERYAAQVPWALAPDAPLFRGAKGGPLSPGMIRRSVRMARGRLGLGERTTPHALRHSFATHLLGRGADLRALQELLGHASLSSTQIYTAVDAAHLLDVYRHAHPRA; encoded by the coding sequence ATGAACGACTTGCCGCTCCCGCTGACGTTAAGATGGGCGGCGCACCTGGCGCGTGACCGCAGGCGGTCGGCGCATACCGTCCGGGCGTATCAGGCCACCGCCGAGCGGCTGGTCGCTTTCCTCCAGGGCCATTGGGGTGCCCCCGTCGACGTGGCGGCGCTGGCCGATGTGACCGCTGCCGATCTGCGCGCGTTTCTGGCGGCGCGGCGCGAGACGGGCCTCGGCAACGCCTCTGCCGCGCGCGAACTGTCGGCGGTTCGCGGGTTCCTGGCCTTCGCCGTGCCGGACGGCGCGGCGCCGCGGCTGCGTGGGCCGCGGGTCGGGAAAGGCGTGCCGCGGCCGATCTCGCCGGACGAGGCACTCTCGCTCGCCGGGGAGGTGGCGGACGATGCGAGCGAGCCGTGGATCGGCGCGCGCGACTGGGCGGTGTTGCTGCTGCTGTACGGTGCCGGCCTGCGCATCGGCGAGGCGCTTGCGTTACCGGCGAGCGTGCTGCCGCTGGGCGAGACGCTGGCGGTGACGGGCAAGCGCGACAAGACGCGGATCGTGCCGCTGTTGCCGCAGGTCCGCGCCGCGCTGGAGCGATATGCGGCGCAGGTGCCATGGGCGCTCGCACCCGACGCACCGCTGTTTCGCGGTGCGAAGGGTGGTCCGTTGTCCCCGGGGATGATCCGGCGTTCGGTGCGGATGGCGCGGGGCCGGCTGGGATTGGGCGAGCGAACGACCCCCCATGCGCTGCGCCACAGCTTTGCGACGCATCTGCTCGGTCGCGGGGCGGACCTGCGCGCGCTGCAGGAGTTGCTGGGGCATGCGAGCCTCAGCTCGACGCAAATCTACACCGCAGTCGATGCGGCGCATCTGCTCGACGTCTATCGCCATGCCCACCCACGGGCCTAG
- a CDS encoding ATP synthase F1 subunit epsilon: MLHFELVTPEKLVRSEDVYMVVVPGTEGDFGVLEGHAPLMSTVRDGALSVYRTEGGVAETIAIQGGFAEVNAKGLTVLAEHAA, from the coding sequence ATGCTCCACTTCGAACTCGTCACGCCCGAAAAGCTCGTCCGGTCCGAGGACGTGTACATGGTCGTCGTTCCCGGTACCGAGGGTGACTTCGGCGTGCTGGAGGGCCATGCGCCGCTGATGTCTACCGTCCGTGACGGCGCGCTGTCGGTCTACCGCACCGAGGGCGGCGTCGCTGAGACCATCGCGATCCAGGGCGGCTTCGCGGAGGTGAACGCCAAGGGCCTGACCGTCCTCGCCGAACACGCCGCCTGA
- a CDS encoding diguanylate cyclase domain-containing protein produces the protein MTSDAASLSALPYDETSRLAALHALALLDSAPEKEFDALVALAAELLGCPTALITLIDRNRLWIKASTTPGERELDRDIAFCDSTIRQGEPMIVDDLSHDARFRDNPLVAAGARFYAGTAIHVADGEGVRQPVGTLCVLDDRPRSLNSAGHAALQHLASLAEALIAARRTALEAIRIATAGERLVSQLANNDRIFRQAERIAMIGSWRLSVADQTLEWSDNVYRIHGLEVGAMPALSEALDFYPPQARADVSARLTRTIDTGEPFDFEADLVTADGRRRRIRAACETESRDGVVQALIGVFQDITDRHGLETQLRRSADTDALTGIANRAAFDRELETAMGTARDKGSPLMLALIDLDGFKTINDSLGHDAGDDVLRLTGTALTQPWLRDCFAARIGGDEFALIVTDPQMIAQADQLAVDIEAALRVSVEANGITMTSAGSVGMANFDDEIHSLRDFARRADVMLYAAKRARVGRRPGPSRKAA, from the coding sequence ATGACGAGCGATGCCGCTTCCCTGTCTGCCCTGCCGTACGACGAGACCAGCCGGCTCGCCGCGCTGCATGCGCTCGCCCTGCTCGACAGCGCACCCGAAAAGGAATTCGACGCCCTCGTCGCGCTGGCCGCCGAACTGCTCGGCTGCCCGACCGCGCTCATCACGCTGATCGACCGCAATCGCCTGTGGATCAAGGCCAGCACGACGCCGGGCGAGCGCGAGCTCGATCGCGACATCGCATTCTGCGATTCGACTATCCGCCAAGGTGAACCGATGATCGTCGACGATCTCAGCCACGACGCACGCTTCCGCGACAATCCGCTGGTGGCCGCCGGCGCGCGTTTCTATGCCGGCACCGCGATTCACGTCGCCGATGGCGAGGGTGTCCGTCAGCCGGTCGGCACCTTGTGCGTCCTCGACGATCGACCCCGTTCGCTGAATTCCGCCGGCCATGCCGCATTGCAGCACCTCGCCAGCCTGGCGGAGGCGTTGATCGCGGCGCGGCGGACCGCGCTGGAGGCCATCCGCATCGCCACGGCGGGGGAACGGCTGGTCAGCCAGCTCGCCAACAACGATCGCATCTTCCGCCAGGCCGAACGGATCGCGATGATCGGATCGTGGCGCCTGTCGGTCGCCGACCAGACGCTGGAATGGTCCGACAACGTATATCGCATCCATGGGCTGGAGGTCGGCGCCATGCCGGCGCTGTCGGAGGCGCTCGATTTCTACCCGCCGCAGGCCCGCGCCGACGTCTCGGCACGCCTGACCCGGACGATCGACACGGGTGAACCGTTCGACTTCGAAGCCGACCTCGTCACCGCCGATGGTCGCCGCCGCCGCATCCGTGCGGCATGCGAGACGGAAAGCCGCGATGGCGTCGTGCAGGCCCTGATCGGCGTCTTTCAGGACATCACCGATCGCCATGGCCTGGAAACCCAATTGCGCCGTTCCGCCGATACCGACGCGCTGACCGGGATCGCCAATCGCGCCGCATTCGATCGCGAACTGGAAACGGCGATGGGCACGGCCCGGGACAAGGGGTCGCCGCTGATGCTCGCGCTCATCGACCTCGACGGGTTCAAGACGATCAACGATTCGCTCGGCCACGACGCCGGTGACGATGTCCTGCGCCTGACCGGCACGGCGCTCACCCAACCGTGGCTGCGCGACTGTTTCGCTGCCCGGATCGGCGGTGACGAATTCGCCCTGATCGTTACCGACCCGCAGATGATCGCGCAGGCGGACCAGCTGGCGGTCGATATCGAGGCGGCGCTGCGGGTGTCGGTCGAGGCGAACGGCATCACCATGACGAGCGCGGGGTCGGTCGGCATGGCGAACTTCGACGACGAGATTCATTCGCTGCGCGACTTCGCCCGCCGTGCCGACGTGATGCTCTACGCCGCCAAGCGCGCGCGGGTCGGCCGGCGTCCCGGTCCATCGCGCAAGGCGGCTTAA
- a CDS encoding YraN family protein — protein MPPRPRRLTTEARRTAEAAGRRGERIAAWWLRLKGWSILDRRVRTPAGEVDIVARRGNLIAFVEVKTRRTAAELDFAIDERRLGRVAAAAEVLMARYAGPGDDIRVDVILLAPGTRPRHIENAWTG, from the coding sequence ATGCCGCCCCGACCCCGCCGTCTGACGACCGAAGCGCGCCGGACCGCGGAAGCCGCCGGGCGTCGCGGCGAGCGCATCGCGGCATGGTGGCTGCGACTGAAGGGCTGGTCCATCCTCGACCGTCGTGTCCGCACGCCGGCCGGCGAAGTCGATATCGTCGCCCGGCGTGGCAACCTGATCGCCTTCGTCGAGGTGAAGACCCGCCGTACCGCCGCCGAACTCGACTTCGCGATCGACGAACGGCGGCTGGGGCGGGTCGCGGCGGCGGCGGAGGTGCTGATGGCGCGCTATGCCGGGCCGGGAGACGATATCCGCGTCGACGTTATTCTGCTCGCGCCCGGCACGCGGCCGCGCCACATCGAGAATGCGTGGACAGGATGA